The genomic segment TCGAGCGGCAGCCGGCGGCGAGGTCGGGAAGCAGGAGGCGGCCGGTGCCGGGGTCAGTCGGCGGCCGGTGGCGGGAAGCCGCCGGTGGCGATCGGGCCCCAGCGCTCGATCGTGACCCGGATCAGGCACTTGCCCTGGCGCTGCATCGCGGCCCGGTACTCGTCCCAGTCCGGGTGCTCGCCGGCGATGCCCCGGTAGTACTCGACCAGGTCGTCCAGCGCCGCCGGCAGGTCGCGCACCTCGGCGGTGCCGTCGAGCTGCACGTACGGCCCGTCGAACTCGTCGGACAGGATGCACAGTGTCACCCGGGGATCACGCCGGACGTTGTGCACCTTGGCCCGCTGCGGGTAGGTCGACACGACCACCCGGCCGGCGCCGTCGGTGCCGCAGGTGACCGGAGAGGCCTGCGGCCGGCCGTCCCGCCGGGTGGTGATCAGCACCGCATGGTGCCGCGGCC from the Actinocatenispora thailandica genome contains:
- a CDS encoding PPOX class F420-dependent oxidoreductase; the encoded protein is MVSYASANTVERDELLDFVRPRHHAVLITTRRDGRPQASPVTCGTDGAGRVVVSTYPQRAKVHNVRRDPRVTLCILSDEFDGPYVQLDGTAEVRDLPAALDDLVEYYRGIAGEHPDWDEYRAAMQRQGKCLIRVTIERWGPIATGGFPPPAAD